Proteins encoded together in one Pontiella desulfatans window:
- a CDS encoding addiction module protein: MTALAEKIYNEALDLPTDERLALVDRLLHIKTVPTETEIESAWIEESHRRLNNIREGKEKTIPGDAVFEEVQERFRK; the protein is encoded by the coding sequence ATGACCGCACTGGCTGAAAAAATCTACAACGAAGCGCTGGACTTGCCAACCGATGAACGGTTGGCACTGGTCGATCGGCTATTGCATATTAAGACCGTCCCCACCGAAACCGAAATCGAAAGTGCGTGGATCGAGGAATCGCATAGACGATTGAACAACATCAGGGAAGGCAAGGAAAAAACCATCCCTGGCGATGCTGTATTCGAGGAAGTGCAAGAGAGATTCAGGAAATGA
- a CDS encoding response regulator transcription factor, with protein sequence MKSILIAEDDENIRTGLVDLFESEGYRVQAAPDGNAALDCHAAGTFDLVLLDVMMPGKSGYDVCREIRKTDAATPIIMLTAKGEEIDKVVGLQLGADDYVTKPFGVHELIARTEAVLRRTMRPVDDRNDLPAEFLFGDARINAKQYTAEVGGQVHPLTSREMELLRCFHGRAGEVLSRNQLLDMVWGVDYFGTTRTLDQHISQLRKKVEADPSSPTTIVTVHGVGYQYRESSK encoded by the coding sequence ATGAAATCCATTCTGATTGCCGAAGACGACGAAAACATCCGCACCGGACTCGTGGACCTATTCGAAAGCGAGGGCTATCGGGTGCAGGCCGCTCCCGACGGGAACGCCGCTCTCGATTGCCATGCCGCCGGAACGTTCGATCTCGTTTTACTCGATGTCATGATGCCCGGGAAAAGCGGCTACGACGTCTGCCGCGAAATCCGCAAAACCGATGCGGCCACGCCGATCATCATGCTGACGGCCAAGGGCGAGGAGATCGACAAGGTGGTGGGGCTGCAGCTCGGTGCCGACGACTATGTGACCAAGCCCTTCGGTGTGCATGAATTGATTGCCCGCACCGAAGCCGTCCTGCGGCGCACCATGCGGCCGGTGGATGATCGCAACGATCTGCCCGCCGAATTCTTGTTTGGCGATGCCCGGATCAATGCCAAGCAATACACGGCGGAGGTGGGGGGACAAGTCCATCCGCTCACCTCCCGCGAGATGGAGCTGCTACGCTGTTTCCATGGTCGCGCCGGCGAGGTGCTCAGCCGGAACCAGTTGCTCGACATGGTCTGGGGCGTCGATTATTTCGGCACCACCCGCACACTTGACCAGCATATTTCCCAGCTAAGGAAAAAGGTGGAGGCCGATCCCTCGTCGCCAACCACCATTGTCACGGTGCACGGCGTTGGCTACCAATACCGGGAATCCAGCAAGTAA
- a CDS encoding ATP-binding protein produces MGGDTYAELCRLAGKAVVDYEMIQNGDLLLVGISGGVDSMMLMHVLDRLQKRAPVTFDLFAVTIDEGFEGIDHSPLAAYAEEQGWNLRIIGTPIAQLIIEKQTQGKPCGLCSRLRRGFIHGYADEIGANKLVLGQHRDDLCVSLLMGLFRGTGLKTMGPNVPADGGTKRIIRPLCYAPKDLIETCATAYDFPDTGKCDYSDQLDQTGDRARIERLLKELETDFPHVGKSMLHSMKDVRTDYLLDSRYW; encoded by the coding sequence ATGGGAGGAGACACCTATGCCGAACTCTGCCGCCTCGCGGGCAAGGCCGTTGTTGATTATGAAATGATCCAAAACGGTGACCTTTTGCTGGTGGGCATTAGCGGCGGGGTGGACTCGATGATGCTGATGCATGTGCTCGACCGCCTGCAAAAGCGGGCTCCGGTCACGTTCGACCTCTTTGCGGTCACCATCGACGAAGGCTTCGAGGGCATCGACCATTCCCCGCTCGCCGCCTATGCCGAGGAGCAGGGATGGAACCTCAGGATTATCGGAACCCCCATTGCCCAACTCATTATCGAGAAGCAAACCCAAGGCAAGCCCTGTGGCCTTTGCTCCCGCCTTCGGCGCGGCTTCATCCATGGCTATGCCGACGAAATCGGAGCGAACAAACTGGTGCTCGGCCAACACCGCGACGACCTATGCGTCAGCCTGCTGATGGGCCTCTTCCGCGGAACCGGCCTGAAAACCATGGGGCCGAACGTCCCAGCCGACGGCGGAACCAAGCGCATCATCCGCCCGCTCTGCTATGCCCCGAAGGATTTGATCGAAACCTGCGCCACGGCCTACGACTTCCCCGACACCGGAAAATGCGACTATTCCGACCAGCTCGACCAAACCGGTGACCGCGCCCGGATCGAGCGCCTACTGAAAGAGCTGGAAACGGACTTCCCCCACGTCGGGAAAAGCATGCTCCACTCCATGAAGGACGTCCGAACGGATTACTTGCTGGATTCCCGGTATTGGTAG
- a CDS encoding DUF3160 domain-containing protein, producing the protein MKHCLVALALLGLCARQAETSESTAWKAAATKRGLDEQAMAQLEKDRILVVDEAFKQVFSVYLGGGSVFITSDSLLNAYHLLYEETIFRLENTNAQHLPQFLRTIMEKLDEAGTEIEGDPKLLEAARKRARLVCGIALRLADESFQTGNKQLDAILADECARIEKGNGQRMPKWLGTPSPSFMGIDYNRYKPRGFYTRTEKLSRYFRAFSWLQSIPFRISQDEELLAMLLLSEAAPARYETDLIDYSLLLGRLDNLDVFSINEYRLRVNLDSGELDKMRMEYADQAQEQQTGKINDTEPAFRILSAYQTPSAMLFEQTTSKVENRALPTGLEVAAALGSAHARKLLADSNHNLTLETIDANADLFQEHVFTPRRRPRGYNLYGNYLHVLRALTAPAEPAAPVFINGDAWQTKSINTLLGSWVQMRHTWALQAKQSMSWMCGSGEPAGFVEPNPEFFARMANLAYGTKSTIERCGALEADYSLAAENLRIFEKKCGAFQTEDEFLDFFHDQSNDDQSVLLTAYALMHVTPSEAKYGSAQLYRENVAWLKIIEHAIETGDIGAHPEALAMLESINGNLPKKWDDLERMSRQLEAIAHKQLRNLTFNGREEQYIRNYGHALANLMFHEGNSYVNPRDDAPKIVDVYSNINTGQHLHVGIARPRKLHVLYPWQGKTILCTGALLPYYEFAHPTRLNDAEWKTMLGSTKWQPKRSLVQGFLDAFKPKEPAPPSTRPAVPEWIKPILQGDGLAAPEFRD; encoded by the coding sequence ATGAAACATTGCCTAGTGGCATTGGCACTATTGGGGCTTTGCGCACGCCAGGCGGAAACCAGCGAATCCACCGCATGGAAAGCCGCCGCAACTAAACGCGGGCTGGACGAACAGGCCATGGCGCAACTGGAAAAGGATCGTATCCTGGTCGTCGACGAAGCCTTCAAGCAGGTCTTCTCGGTCTATCTCGGTGGCGGCTCCGTTTTCATCACCTCCGATTCGCTGCTCAACGCCTACCACCTGCTCTACGAAGAGACCATCTTCCGCCTTGAAAACACCAATGCGCAGCACTTGCCGCAATTCCTCCGGACCATCATGGAAAAGCTCGACGAAGCGGGAACGGAAATCGAGGGCGATCCCAAACTGCTTGAAGCCGCGCGCAAGCGCGCCCGGTTGGTCTGCGGCATTGCCCTGCGGCTGGCTGATGAGTCGTTCCAAACCGGCAACAAGCAACTCGACGCGATCCTGGCAGACGAGTGCGCGCGGATCGAAAAGGGCAACGGGCAACGCATGCCGAAATGGCTCGGCACGCCCTCCCCCTCCTTCATGGGCATCGACTACAACCGCTACAAGCCGCGCGGCTTCTATACCCGAACCGAAAAGCTATCCCGCTATTTCCGCGCCTTCTCCTGGCTCCAATCCATCCCGTTCCGCATCAGCCAAGATGAAGAGCTGCTTGCCATGCTGCTGCTGAGCGAGGCCGCTCCCGCAAGATATGAAACCGACTTGATCGACTACAGCCTACTCCTGGGCCGCCTCGACAATCTCGACGTTTTCTCCATCAATGAATACCGGCTTCGCGTCAACCTCGACAGCGGGGAGCTGGACAAGATGCGGATGGAATATGCCGACCAAGCGCAAGAGCAACAGACGGGGAAAATCAACGACACGGAACCCGCTTTCCGGATTCTTTCCGCCTACCAAACCCCGAGCGCCATGTTGTTCGAGCAAACAACCAGCAAGGTGGAGAACCGCGCCCTCCCGACAGGCCTGGAAGTGGCGGCAGCCCTCGGATCGGCGCATGCAAGGAAACTGCTGGCCGATTCCAATCACAACCTCACGTTGGAAACGATCGACGCCAATGCCGACCTTTTTCAAGAACATGTTTTCACTCCCCGCCGACGCCCACGCGGCTACAACCTCTACGGCAACTACCTGCATGTCCTGCGCGCCCTGACCGCCCCCGCCGAACCCGCCGCGCCGGTATTTATAAACGGCGACGCATGGCAAACCAAAAGCATCAACACCCTCCTCGGGAGCTGGGTGCAAATGCGCCACACCTGGGCGCTCCAGGCCAAGCAATCCATGTCCTGGATGTGCGGCTCAGGAGAGCCCGCTGGCTTTGTCGAGCCGAACCCCGAATTCTTCGCGCGCATGGCGAACCTGGCCTATGGAACCAAGTCCACCATCGAGCGGTGCGGGGCGCTTGAAGCCGATTATTCCCTCGCCGCCGAAAACCTGCGGATCTTCGAGAAAAAGTGCGGTGCCTTCCAGACCGAAGACGAGTTCCTCGACTTCTTCCACGACCAGTCCAACGACGACCAGTCCGTGCTCCTTACCGCCTATGCCTTGATGCATGTCACCCCATCGGAAGCCAAATATGGTTCAGCCCAGCTCTACCGGGAAAACGTGGCGTGGCTGAAAATCATCGAGCACGCCATCGAAACCGGCGACATCGGTGCGCACCCCGAAGCCTTGGCGATGCTCGAAAGCATCAACGGCAACCTTCCGAAAAAGTGGGACGATCTCGAGCGCATGAGCCGGCAACTGGAAGCCATTGCCCACAAGCAGCTGCGCAACCTGACCTTCAACGGGCGGGAAGAGCAGTATATCCGCAACTATGGCCATGCTCTCGCCAATCTGATGTTCCATGAAGGAAACTCGTATGTAAACCCCCGCGATGACGCCCCGAAAATCGTGGACGTCTACTCCAACATCAACACCGGACAACACCTGCACGTCGGCATTGCCCGCCCGCGCAAATTGCATGTGCTCTACCCATGGCAAGGCAAAACCATCCTGTGCACCGGCGCGTTGCTGCCCTACTACGAATTCGCACACCCCACGCGCCTCAACGACGCGGAATGGAAAACCATGCTCGGCTCCACAAAATGGCAGCCCAAGCGTTCTCTAGTACAAGGTTTCCTGGATGCCTTCAAACCGAAGGAACCAGCACCGCCGAGCACGCGTCCCGCCGTCCCCGAATGGATCAAGCCGATCCTCCAAGGCGACGGCCTCGCGGCGCCGGAATTCCGGGATTGA
- a CDS encoding vWA domain-containing protein, with protein MMNALGKQLAVAGMLVAGAAQALPEVVCRVEMDRDVVFAGQRQTAVVKVTLDAPVVPRREERPPVNLGIVLDRSGSMAGDKIEKARDAAIAALRRLGAQDTFSLVTYSDRIETVVPAQSASNTAWIEQKIRAITTGGNTALFAGVGQGASEVRKNLSRDSVHRLLLLSDGKANSGPSSPEELGRLGTALRKEGISVSTIGVGTDYNEDLMTLMAQNSDGNTYFVESSADLPHIFSKELGDVLSVVASRVVIEVEFPAGIRPIRIIGRDGRVGANTVQVSLNQLYGGQEKYALIEVELPESAEGEVRKVADARCTYQDMLANRSNTTSGQAMVRFSKKPEEVEQSVNIAVGKEVMLNRAVELQAQAIIQADNRDYDQAAETMGRNSAVLMDYADRYNVPELKEEAETYQRQAEEIKLKKVLSPTQRKEMKTRNYEIQNQQQSSLPQKEKKD; from the coding sequence ATGATGAATGCATTGGGCAAACAGTTGGCAGTGGCAGGAATGTTGGTGGCGGGGGCGGCGCAGGCGTTGCCCGAAGTGGTGTGCCGGGTGGAAATGGATCGGGATGTGGTCTTTGCCGGGCAAAGGCAGACGGCGGTGGTGAAGGTGACACTCGACGCACCGGTGGTGCCGCGCCGGGAAGAGCGTCCGCCGGTGAATCTGGGCATTGTGCTGGATCGGTCGGGCTCGATGGCGGGGGATAAGATTGAAAAGGCGCGGGATGCGGCGATTGCCGCCCTGCGGCGGCTTGGGGCGCAGGATACGTTTTCGCTGGTGACCTATAGCGACCGGATCGAGACCGTTGTTCCGGCGCAGAGCGCGTCGAACACCGCGTGGATCGAGCAAAAGATCCGGGCCATCACCACCGGCGGCAATACCGCGCTGTTCGCCGGGGTGGGGCAGGGCGCTTCCGAAGTTCGGAAAAACCTCTCCCGCGATTCCGTCCACCGCTTGCTGCTGTTGTCGGACGGCAAAGCCAATTCCGGTCCCTCCTCGCCGGAGGAACTCGGACGGTTGGGCACGGCCCTGCGCAAGGAGGGCATCTCGGTCTCGACCATCGGGGTTGGCACCGACTACAACGAAGACCTCATGACGCTCATGGCGCAGAACAGCGATGGCAACACCTACTTTGTTGAATCGAGCGCCGATCTGCCACATATCTTCAGCAAGGAGCTGGGCGATGTCCTTAGCGTGGTGGCCAGCCGGGTCGTCATTGAGGTGGAGTTTCCCGCAGGCATCCGGCCGATCCGGATCATTGGCCGCGATGGGCGGGTTGGGGCGAACACCGTGCAGGTTTCGTTGAACCAGCTCTATGGCGGTCAGGAAAAGTATGCGCTGATCGAGGTGGAGCTGCCGGAAAGCGCCGAGGGCGAGGTGCGCAAGGTGGCCGATGCCCGCTGCACCTACCAGGATATGCTCGCCAACCGTTCCAACACCACATCCGGCCAGGCGATGGTTCGGTTCAGCAAGAAACCGGAGGAGGTCGAGCAGAGCGTCAATATTGCCGTGGGCAAGGAGGTGATGCTCAACCGGGCCGTCGAGCTGCAGGCCCAGGCCATCATTCAGGCCGACAACCGCGACTACGACCAGGCTGCCGAAACCATGGGCCGGAACTCGGCTGTCCTGATGGATTATGCCGATCGCTACAACGTACCTGAACTCAAGGAAGAGGCGGAGACCTACCAGCGGCAGGCCGAAGAAATTAAACTGAAGAAGGTTTTGTCTCCGACGCAGCGTAAGGAAATGAAAACCCGCAACTATGAAATCCAGAACCAGCAGCAGTCATCGCTTCCGCAAAAGGAGAAGAAGGATTAG
- a CDS encoding sensor histidine kinase, whose translation MKSRTSSSHRFRKRRRRIRKPPVIFYGVLLLLPAILIAGVAARLLSHEQERLARAHEEAARGTLQAIRDSVDYSVRSACDQVAGLLIALRNADYPAGLSALEERHPLVRNAFVWEPGDGLVLPDPALPMTREQKGFATRYGTLFEGMRQWPGSGDDDAAEPSSLKRSYRRASPPSPAWKSGWIPWFWEDRLYMLGWVEMGDDGRFGAELEMAALLADLLSGLPKEMPDGQILTLVDGGGREMYRTGDIGKGGFESALRIPIGEMLPHWELVLYTPDGTFRRAGTGFAVLTAVLVSILFVVLFASGGLLLREAHRNRIDAEQKTSFVSNVSHELKTPLTTIRMYADLLAEGRVSDPVKKRRYLSTIVGESERLTRLVNNVLDFSRLEQHRKKYQISAFDLCELLEETLQSQRIRLTEAGMDLELGHPGEAVMVETDRDAIQQVVLNVVDNAIKYAASGKRLSVRLSSGTGCHRIAIADAGGGIGEPHRRRIFERFYRIDSSITANHQGCGLGLAIAHRLLVDLGGGLEYEPAEGGGACFVLKLPLKGDAA comes from the coding sequence ATGAAATCCAGAACCAGCAGCAGTCATCGCTTCCGCAAAAGGAGAAGAAGGATTAGGAAACCCCCGGTCATATTCTATGGCGTGTTGCTGCTATTGCCCGCCATCCTCATTGCGGGGGTGGCGGCGCGCCTGCTTTCGCACGAGCAGGAACGGCTCGCCCGCGCCCACGAGGAAGCGGCGCGCGGAACGCTGCAAGCCATCCGGGATTCGGTGGACTATTCCGTTCGTTCCGCTTGCGACCAGGTTGCGGGGTTGTTGATCGCCTTGCGGAACGCGGACTATCCCGCCGGCCTGTCCGCGCTGGAGGAGCGCCATCCACTGGTTCGCAACGCATTTGTCTGGGAGCCGGGGGATGGATTGGTTCTGCCCGATCCCGCCCTGCCGATGACGCGGGAGCAGAAGGGATTTGCGACGCGTTATGGTACGTTGTTCGAGGGCATGCGTCAGTGGCCTGGCAGCGGGGATGACGACGCTGCGGAGCCGTCGTCGCTCAAGAGAAGCTATCGGCGCGCAAGCCCGCCGTCACCCGCTTGGAAGAGCGGCTGGATTCCATGGTTTTGGGAAGACCGCCTCTATATGCTTGGTTGGGTTGAGATGGGCGATGATGGGCGCTTCGGCGCGGAACTGGAAATGGCGGCGCTGCTTGCCGATCTGCTGTCTGGCTTGCCGAAGGAAATGCCCGACGGTCAAATCCTGACGCTCGTCGATGGCGGCGGGCGCGAGATGTACCGCACGGGCGATATCGGAAAAGGCGGATTCGAATCCGCCCTGCGCATACCCATCGGGGAAATGCTGCCGCACTGGGAACTGGTTCTATATACGCCGGACGGAACATTCCGCAGAGCCGGAACCGGGTTTGCGGTGTTGACCGCGGTTCTGGTTTCCATCCTGTTTGTCGTGCTCTTTGCGTCGGGCGGCCTGCTGTTGCGCGAGGCGCACCGCAACCGGATCGATGCCGAGCAAAAGACCTCGTTTGTCTCCAATGTCTCGCACGAACTCAAGACACCGCTCACGACCATCCGCATGTATGCCGACCTGCTCGCCGAAGGCCGGGTGTCCGACCCCGTTAAGAAGCGACGCTACCTTTCCACCATCGTTGGCGAAAGCGAGCGGCTCACGCGCCTGGTCAACAACGTGCTCGATTTCAGCCGGTTGGAGCAGCACCGCAAGAAATATCAAATCAGCGCGTTCGATTTGTGCGAGCTGCTGGAAGAGACGCTCCAGTCCCAGCGCATCCGGTTGACCGAAGCCGGAATGGATCTTGAGCTGGGGCATCCCGGCGAAGCCGTGATGGTCGAGACCGACCGGGACGCCATCCAGCAAGTGGTTCTCAACGTGGTCGATAACGCCATCAAGTATGCGGCTTCGGGGAAGAGGCTGTCGGTCCGGCTGTCATCGGGCACCGGGTGCCATCGCATTGCCATCGCCGATGCCGGCGGGGGGATCGGCGAACCCCATCGCCGCCGCATCTTCGAGCGGTTCTACCGCATCGATAGCTCCATCACCGCCAACCACCAGGGCTGCGGGCTTGGCCTGGCGATTGCCCACCGCCTGCTGGTTGATCTCGGTGGCGGGCTGGAATACGAACCCGCCGAAGGCGGCGGCGCGTGCTTCGTGCTCAAACTACCGTTGAAAGGGGATGCCGCATGA
- the glpK gene encoding glycerol kinase GlpK encodes MKCVLALDQGTTSSRSILFDQSGTVRAVAQREFKQHFPQSGRVEHDPNDIWETQQFTARKAMHHAGVHCEDIVAIGIANQRETTVVWNRKTGQPIHNAIVWQDRRTAGICAQLKADGAEPLFRQKTGLMLDPYFSGTKIKWLLDNVEGARKQAERGELAFGTIDSWLVWNLTNDRHRHITDVSNASRTLLFNIHTLEWDDELLGLLGIPRSMMPEVRASSEVYGSVDKFQCECGCPISGIAGDQQAALFGQACFEAGSSKNTYGTGCFLLMNSGEKPVVSENQLLTTVAWQRGNEVNYALEGSVFIGGAVVQWLRDGLGIIESSSDIQKLAAQVPDTGGVYLVPAFAGLGAPHWDPHARGILIGLTRGTGKAHIARAAQEAICFQSLEVLRAMEKDTGQPMPSLQVDGGACADNLLMQLQADLLQVPVERPKLVETTAFGAAALAGLAVGFWKDAADISAIRQVDRTFEPQIGKDEAESRFAKWKKAVERCKDWET; translated from the coding sequence ATGAAATGTGTTCTGGCATTGGATCAAGGCACCACCAGTTCGCGGTCAATCCTGTTCGATCAATCGGGCACGGTGCGTGCGGTGGCGCAGCGCGAATTCAAACAGCACTTCCCCCAGTCGGGCCGGGTGGAACACGATCCCAACGACATTTGGGAAACACAGCAGTTCACGGCGCGAAAAGCAATGCACCACGCCGGGGTCCATTGCGAGGATATCGTTGCCATCGGCATCGCCAACCAGCGCGAAACGACGGTGGTCTGGAACCGAAAGACGGGACAGCCGATCCACAACGCCATCGTATGGCAGGACCGACGCACCGCCGGCATCTGCGCCCAACTCAAGGCCGACGGCGCCGAACCGCTGTTCCGGCAAAAGACGGGGCTGATGCTCGATCCCTACTTTTCCGGCACCAAGATCAAATGGTTGCTCGACAACGTTGAGGGCGCCCGCAAACAGGCCGAGCGCGGCGAGCTGGCCTTCGGCACCATCGACTCATGGCTGGTCTGGAATCTGACCAACGACCGGCATCGGCACATCACCGATGTTTCCAATGCCTCCCGCACCTTGCTCTTCAACATCCACACCCTGGAATGGGACGACGAACTGCTTGGCCTGCTCGGCATTCCGAGAAGCATGATGCCCGAGGTTCGCGCATCGAGCGAGGTCTACGGCTCGGTCGATAAATTCCAGTGCGAATGCGGGTGCCCCATTTCGGGCATCGCCGGCGACCAGCAGGCGGCCCTGTTCGGCCAGGCCTGCTTCGAAGCCGGCTCGTCCAAGAATACCTACGGCACCGGCTGCTTCCTGCTGATGAATTCCGGCGAAAAACCGGTGGTTTCGGAAAACCAATTGCTGACGACCGTGGCATGGCAGCGCGGCAATGAAGTGAACTATGCCTTGGAAGGCAGCGTGTTTATCGGTGGCGCCGTCGTCCAATGGCTGCGCGATGGGCTGGGCATCATTGAATCCTCGTCCGATATCCAGAAGCTCGCCGCCCAGGTTCCCGATACCGGAGGCGTCTATTTGGTTCCCGCCTTTGCCGGGCTGGGTGCGCCGCATTGGGATCCGCATGCGCGCGGCATCCTCATTGGCCTGACGCGGGGAACGGGCAAAGCGCACATCGCCCGGGCGGCGCAGGAGGCCATCTGCTTCCAATCGCTGGAAGTCCTGCGCGCCATGGAAAAGGATACGGGCCAGCCGATGCCCTCGCTCCAGGTCGATGGCGGAGCCTGCGCCGACAACCTGCTGATGCAGCTCCAGGCCGACCTGCTTCAGGTTCCGGTCGAACGCCCCAAGCTGGTTGAAACCACCGCCTTCGGCGCCGCGGCGCTGGCCGGCCTGGCCGTCGGCTTTTGGAAAGACGCGGCCGATATTTCCGCGATCCGGCAGGTCGACCGGACGTTCGAACCGCAGATCGGCAAAGACGAAGCCGAGAGCCGGTTCGCGAAATGGAAAAAAGCCGTCGAACGTTGCAAAGACTGGGAAACGTAA
- the argC gene encoding N-acetyl-gamma-glutamyl-phosphate reductase, producing MIKAKVVGAGGYGGVGITELLLKHPEVEIGCLVSLSDTGRKMSDVFPHLRGFCDDVIVSPDDPKTKEHYDVVFYSTPDGVGMQSAEEEIARGAKVIDYSGDFRFGTVERYAEYANFIGLDPVHKSPALLTETVYGLPELHDVTDSQTIVGNPGCFAVSCILGLAPAVEAGIIDTKSIICDCKTGVSGAGKKPNAAFHYPNRYDNMNAYKLAGHQHVVEIEQELGLLGEDDVQITFTAQVVPVCRGIMSCLYASLEGQTGEQLLEVYKEFNKNNPFVRVQDARTPASIADVRGTNYCNLTVDVDERNNRLRVISHIDNLMKGQAGNALQNMNLMFGFDSGIGLASAGQYP from the coding sequence ATGATAAAGGCAAAAGTTGTTGGCGCGGGGGGATATGGCGGAGTCGGGATTACCGAGCTGTTGCTGAAGCACCCGGAAGTGGAAATCGGCTGTCTGGTGAGCCTGTCGGACACCGGACGGAAAATGAGCGATGTTTTCCCGCATCTGCGCGGGTTTTGCGATGACGTTATCGTTTCGCCCGACGATCCCAAAACGAAGGAACACTACGACGTGGTTTTCTATTCCACGCCCGACGGCGTTGGAATGCAGTCGGCCGAAGAAGAGATTGCGCGCGGCGCAAAGGTGATCGACTATAGCGGCGACTTCCGTTTCGGAACCGTTGAGCGCTACGCGGAGTATGCCAACTTCATCGGGCTGGATCCCGTCCACAAATCCCCGGCCCTGCTGACCGAAACGGTCTATGGACTTCCGGAGCTGCACGATGTTACCGATTCCCAGACCATCGTTGGAAATCCCGGTTGCTTTGCGGTCAGCTGCATACTGGGTCTGGCGCCGGCGGTCGAGGCCGGAATCATCGACACCAAGAGCATTATCTGCGACTGCAAAACGGGGGTTTCGGGCGCGGGCAAGAAGCCGAATGCAGCGTTCCACTACCCGAACCGCTACGACAACATGAATGCCTACAAGCTCGCCGGCCACCAGCACGTGGTCGAGATCGAGCAGGAGTTGGGCTTGCTGGGCGAGGACGACGTGCAGATTACCTTCACGGCCCAGGTGGTTCCGGTTTGCCGCGGCATCATGTCGTGCCTGTATGCTTCGCTTGAAGGCCAAACCGGCGAACAGCTGCTCGAAGTCTACAAGGAATTCAACAAAAACAATCCTTTCGTGCGGGTTCAGGATGCCCGGACCCCCGCCAGCATCGCCGACGTCCGGGGCACCAACTATTGCAACCTGACGGTGGATGTGGACGAACGGAACAACCGTTTGCGGGTGATTTCGCACATCGACAACCTGATGAAGGGCCAAGCGGGCAACGCCCTGCAGAACATGAACCTGATGTTCGGCTTCGATTCTGGCATAGGTCTTGCATCTGCTGGACAGTATCCCTAA
- a CDS encoding metallophosphoesterase family protein, whose translation MKFGLLSDTHGNLEATRKAVEVFRQSGVSAAFHCGDIGSYDVLSELAFLLVPVHAVLGNVDAYSNDWKFFPSDVGIHLHGRFGDIEVGGYRIALLHSDDSRAFNQAVSSGEYDFAFTGHSHEVHDYTEGRTRCINPGTAGRGAPNTCAVLDLDSGLLQVAKL comes from the coding sequence ATGAAATTCGGCCTATTATCCGACACCCATGGGAATTTGGAAGCCACCCGCAAAGCCGTGGAGGTGTTTCGCCAGTCCGGGGTTTCCGCCGCGTTCCATTGCGGGGACATCGGGTCATACGATGTGCTCAGCGAGCTCGCCTTTCTACTCGTCCCGGTGCATGCCGTGCTCGGAAACGTGGATGCCTATTCCAACGATTGGAAGTTTTTTCCCTCCGACGTCGGCATTCATCTCCATGGCCGGTTTGGTGACATCGAAGTGGGCGGGTATCGCATTGCCCTGCTGCACAGCGATGATTCGAGGGCGTTCAACCAGGCGGTTTCTTCGGGCGAATACGATTTTGCGTTCACGGGCCATTCCCACGAAGTCCACGATTACACCGAAGGGCGGACGCGTTGCATCAATCCGGGAACGGCCGGAAGAGGTGCGCCGAACACCTGCGCGGTGCTGGATTTGGATTCGGGGCTTTTGCAGGTGGCGAAACTGTAG